The Streptomyces sp. NBC_00335 DNA window AGGGCCGTGGAGACCTGGGCCGGGGTGGACGCCGGGTTGGACGCGAGGTAGAGGGCGGCGGCGCCGACCACGTGCGGGGTCGCCATCGAGGTGCCCGAGATGGTGTTCGTCGCGGTGTCGCCGGTGCCCCACGAGGAGGTGATGGAGGAACCGGGGGCGAACAGGTCCAGGATCGTGCCGTAGTTGGAGTAGCTCGCCTTGGCGTCGGTGTTGGTCGTGGCGCCGACGGTGATCGCCTCGGCCACGCGGGCCGGGGACTTGGTGTTGGCGTTGGTGGACTCGTTGCCCGCCGCGACCCCGTACGTGATGCCGCTGGCTATGGAGTTGCGCACGGCGGTGTCCAGCGCGGAGTCCGCGCCGCCGCCCAGCGACATGTTCGCCACGGCCGGCTTGACGGCGTTCCGCGTCACCCAGTCGATGCCGGCGACGACCTGGGCGGTCGTACCGGAGCCGTTGTTGTCGAGCACGCGGACGCCGACGATCTTCGCCTTCTTGGCCACGCCGTACGAGGTGCCCGCGACGGTGCCGGCGACGTGCGTGCCGTGGCCGTGGCCGTCCTGGGCGGTGTTGTCGTTGTCGATGGCGTCGAAGCCGTCGGAGGCGCGGCCGCCGAAGTCCTGGTGTGTCTTACGGACGCCCGTGTCGATGATGTACGCCGTCACACCCTCGCCGGCCTTGTCCGGGTAGGTGTAGCTCTGGTTCAGCGGGAGGGCCGTCTGGTCGATCCGGTCCAGGCCCCAGGAAGGCGGGTTGGGCTGGGTGGCGTCGACGGTGAACACCCGGTTCTGCACGACGGACTTGACCGCGGGGTCGGCGGCGAGCTTCTTGGCCTGCGCCTCGGAGACTTCTACGGAGTAGCCGTTGAGGGCCGCGCTGTAGGTCCGGTCGATCCGCGCGCCGTACCGCTTGGCCACGGCCTTGCCGCTGGCGGCGGTGGAGCGGGCGGCGGAGTCGTTCAGGGTCACGATGTAGCTGCCGGAGACGGTGCCTTCGGCGCCGGCGTTCTCGATGACGCCCTGCGGGGCGAGCGGGGACGCGGAAGCGGGTAAGGCGAGTGCGGCTCCGAGGGCGAGGGCCAGTGTGGCGGTCGCTCCGATGCCGGTGATCCTCCGGCGGGTGTGACGCGTCGCAGACATCTGAGGGGTCCTCCTCATAGGTGGTGCGTTGCGGGGGGTGCGCGGCCGTCGGGCCTGTCGCCAGGGCATGGCTTTTAGTCATGCCCATGACAATCAATTCGGCCCAACGATGCGCCGCTGACGAAAGGTTGACCCACGGAGTCGCTCCACCACAAGAGGACAACGAACGCGTAACATCCGTGCCATACCTCAGCCATGAACGAGCAAAGGCTCACCGCACATGACGCACGCACTACCCGGCTACGTCTGTGCCGAAGACGGCACCCGCGCCGACGCGCGGACGGCCCCCTGGTGCTGCCCGGTGTGCGGTGGCCCCTGGGACCTGGACTTCACCCCCGACCCGGCCGCCGTGCTGGATCCCGCGGCCGGCCCGCACTCGCTCTGGCGCTACGGCTGCGCACTGCCGCTCACCGGGGCCTTCGCCGTCACGCTGGCGGAGGGGAACACCCCGCTCGTGCCGCTCGCGGAGCGGGTGCACGCCAAGCTCGACTTCCTGATGCCCACGCTGTCCTTCAAGGACCGCGGCGCGGTGATGCTCGCGGAACTGGCGCGCCGGCTGGGCCCGGAGCGGGTGGTGGCGGACAGCAGCGGCAACGCCGGGACGGCCTTCGCGGCCTACTGCGCGCGGGCCGGACTGGACTGCGAGGTCTTCGTGCCGGAGGGCACCTCGGCGAAGAAGACGGAGCAGATGCGCGCGCACGGCGCGACGGTGACGGTGGTGCCGGGCGGCCGCGAGGCCGCGGCGGTGGCGGCCCGCGAAGCGGCGGACCTGCCGGGGGTGTTCTACGCCAGTCACGTCTTCAACCCGTACTTCCTGCACGGCACCAAGACCTACGTCTACGAGATCTGGGAGGCGATGGGCGGCCACCTGCCCGAGGTGATCGTCGTCCCGGTCGGCAACGGCACCCTGCTGCTGGGGGCCGCGCTGGCGGTGGAGGAGCTGGCCCTGCGCGGGGTCCGCCCGCCGACGCTGATCGCCGTCCAGTCGGCGGCCGTCGCCCCGCTGGCCTCCGCCTTCCGCGCGGGCGCCGAGAACGCCGATCCCGTACCCCAACTCCCCACCCTGGCCGAGGGGATCGCCATCCCGGCGCCGCCGCGGGCCCGGCAGATCCTGGCGGCCGTCCGCAAGTCCGGCGGGACCTTCCTCACCGTCACCGACGACAGCGTCCGCGCGGCCCAGCTCGACCTGGCCCGGCGCGGCCTCTTCGTGGAACCCACCGCCGCGGCCTGCTGGGCCGCG harbors:
- a CDS encoding S8 family peptidase, with protein sequence MSATRHTRRRITGIGATATLALALGAALALPASASPLAPQGVIENAGAEGTVSGSYIVTLNDSAARSTAASGKAVAKRYGARIDRTYSAALNGYSVEVSEAQAKKLAADPAVKSVVQNRVFTVDATQPNPPSWGLDRIDQTALPLNQSYTYPDKAGEGVTAYIIDTGVRKTHQDFGGRASDGFDAIDNDNTAQDGHGHGTHVAGTVAGTSYGVAKKAKIVGVRVLDNNGSGTTAQVVAGIDWVTRNAVKPAVANMSLGGGADSALDTAVRNSIASGITYGVAAGNESTNANTKSPARVAEAITVGATTNTDAKASYSNYGTILDLFAPGSSITSSWGTGDTATNTISGTSMATPHVVGAAALYLASNPASTPAQVSTALVNAATPNVVTSPGTGSPNRLLYVGGTTTPPNPGTRFENTADYAIADNSTVDSPITVSGISGNAPSTLKVDLNILHTYIGDLKVDLVAPDGTLYNLHNRSGGSADNIVKSVTVNASSEVANGVWKLRVNDNANIDTGKIDSWALQF
- a CDS encoding pyridoxal-phosphate dependent enzyme, with product MTHALPGYVCAEDGTRADARTAPWCCPVCGGPWDLDFTPDPAAVLDPAAGPHSLWRYGCALPLTGAFAVTLAEGNTPLVPLAERVHAKLDFLMPTLSFKDRGAVMLAELARRLGPERVVADSSGNAGTAFAAYCARAGLDCEVFVPEGTSAKKTEQMRAHGATVTVVPGGREAAAVAAREAADLPGVFYASHVFNPYFLHGTKTYVYEIWEAMGGHLPEVIVVPVGNGTLLLGAALAVEELALRGVRPPTLIAVQSAAVAPLASAFRAGAENADPVPQLPTLAEGIAIPAPPRARQILAAVRKSGGTFLTVTDDSVRAAQLDLARRGLFVEPTAAACWAAVGPTAPDDPLQGRTAVVPLCGAGAKTGLAAPAV